The following is a genomic window from Bordetella sp. H567.
CCGCGCTTCTTCCGCGTTGATCTTCAGGGCGCGGAACACCTTGCTCTGCACTTCCTCGCGATGGATACGAACCGAGCCGCCGCCGATTTCCCAGCCGTTCAGCACCATGTCGTAGGCCTTGGCGTAGGCCTTGATGGGATCGGTTTGCAGGAAGTCCTCGTGGCCGTCCTTGGGGCTGGTGAAGGGATGGTGCGCGGCGGTGTAGCGGCCTTCCTCCTCGTCGTACTCGAACATCGGGAAGTCGATGACCCACAGCGGACGCCAGCCCGGCGTGAACAGTCCGGACTGCTTGCCGAATTCGCTATGGCCGATCTTCACGCGCAGCGCGCCGATCGAATCGTTGACGACCTTTTCCTTGTCCGCGCCAAAGAAAATGATGTCGCCGTCCTGGGCACCCGTGCGCTTGAGCAGTTCGGCCAGCGCGGCGTCGTGGATGTTCTTGACGATGGGCGATTGCAGGCCTTCACGGCCCTTGGCGGCTTCGTTGACCTTGATCCAGGCCAGTCCCTTGGCGCCGTAGATGCCGACGAACTGCGTATAGCCGTCGATTTCGCTGCGCGAGAGCGCACCGCCGCCCGGCACGCGCAGGGCCACCACGCGGCTGCCCGGCGCCGCGGCGGCCGCCGCGAAGACCTTGAAATCGACGTCGCGCATGATGTCGCTGATGTCGGTGAACTCCAGCGACACGCGCAGGTCGGGCTTGTCCGAGCCGTACCGGCGCATGGCCTCCGTCCAGGTCATGCTGGGGAAAGGCTGCGGCAGGTCGACGTCCTGCACCACCTTGAAGACGTGGCGGATCATGCTTTCGAAGATCTCGCGTATCTCCACTTCGTTCAGGAAGGAGGTCTCGCAATCGATCTGGGTGAATTCCGGCTGGCGGTCGGCGCGCAGGTCTTCGTCGCGGAAGCACTTGGTGATCTGGTAGTAGCGATCGAAGCCCGAGACCATCAGCATCTGCTTGAACAGCTGCGGCGACTGCGGCAGCGCGAAGAACTGGCCCGCGTTCACGCGCGACGGCACCAGGTAATCGCGCGCGCCTTCAGGCGTGCTCTTGGTCAGCATGGGCGTTTCGATATCGATGAAGCCCAGGGAATCCAGGAACTTGCGCACTTCGATGGAGACGCGATAGCGCAGCATCAGGTTGCGCTGCATCTGCGGCCGGCGCAGGTCCAGCACCCGGTGCGTCAGGCGCGTGGTTTCCGACAGGTTGTCGTCGTCCAGCTGGAAGGGCGGCGTGACCGAAGGGTTGAGGATTTCCACTTCCTTGCACAGCACTTCCACTTCGCCGGAGGCCAGTTCGGCGTTGGCCGTGCCTTCGGGACGCAGGCGCACCAGGCCGGTGACGCGGATGCAGAACTCGTTGCGCAGGCGCTCGGCGGTGGCGAAGGCGGCATTGTCGGGGTCGAAAACGATCTGCGCCAGACCGGCGCGGTCGCGCAGGTCGATGAAGATGACCCCGCCGTGGTCGCGGCGGCGGTTTACCCAGCCGTACAGGGTAACGGTCTGACCGAGGTGGTCACGGCAAACCTGGCCGGTGTAGCAGGTACGCATTGCGGGATGACTCCGTTTCTACTTTGTTGGGGCGCCTTGGAGCGTCACGATAATGGATCGAAGGGCGGGCCGCATGCCCGCCCGGATTGTCTTCAGGGGGCGTTCTCTCCGCGCTGGCGTACACCCGGCGCGGTGGGTATTTCAGTGGGCCGGCCCACGGGGACCGGCGGGGGCGGTGCCACCACCCCCATGGAAACCACGTATTTCAGGGCGGAGTCCACGCTCATCTGCAGATCGACGACTTCGGTGCGCGGCATCATCAGGAAGAATCCGGAGGTCGGATTGGGCGTGGTGGGCACGTAGACGCTGACGTGGTCGCCAGGCAGGTGCGTGGCCACTTCGCCGCTGGGCGTGCCCGTCAGGAAGGCGATGGTCCAGGAGCCCTGGCGCGGGTACTGCACCAGCACCGCCTGGCGGAATGCCTGCCCGTTGGGCGCCAGCACGGTGTCGCTGACCTGCTTGACCGAGTTGTAGATCGAACGCACCAGCGGGATGCGGCCCAGCAGCTTTTCCCACTGCTCGAGCATGGTTCGGCCCAGCAGGTTGGCGGCGAAGACGCCCGTGAGCAGCACGACCACGATGACCAGCACGAAGCGAAAGCCGGGGATATCCACCCCGAATAGCGACTGGGCCGACAGAAAGCCCGGCACGAAGCCTTCGAGCGTGGCGATCAGCACGCCCAGCACCCAGACGGTAATCACCAGCGGCACCCAGATCAGGAGGCCGGTGATGAAGTACTTCTTGAAGATGCGCATCGCCATGGCGGCTGGATCAGGAAGTCGCCGCGGGCGGCGCGGCAGGCGCGGCGGCGGCGGCCGTCGTCCCCCCGGCGTCGCCCGATTTGGCCGCGCCGCCGTCGGCGGCGGCGCCCCCGGCGTCGGGCTTGGCTTCGCTCTTGGCGCCGGCGGGCGCGCCACCGCCGCTGCCATTGTTGCGGAAATCAGTGACGTACCAGCCGGAGCCCTTCAGCTGGAAACCAGCCGCGGTCACCTGCTTGGAGAACGTGCTGGCGCCGCACTCGGGGCATACCGTCAGCGGGGCGTCGGAGATTTTTTGCAGCACATCCTTGGCATGGCCACAGCTGCTGCACTTGTAAGCGTAGATAGGCATTCAGTCCACTCCCAGGCCCGCCGGCACGAAAGAACCCGCTCACGGGCGCCCTTTCGGAAGAAACGGGACGCAGCAGGAGCGGGACCGGCAAAAATACGGGAAAGTCTTGAATTTTAGCGGGTTTTTGTCTCAGGGCCGTTAACCCCGGGCGGAGCCGCGCGCCGGCTGGGCCGGCCAGGCGCGGCGGGCCGCGACGGCCGGCGGCCGCCGTGCAGCGGCGGCGCCCCCGCCGCGTCGCGCCCGGCGCCGCTACACCGGCAGGAGGAACATGCCGGCCGCCACCAGCGTGGGCAGCAGCGCCGACACGAACAGCCGCCCGGCGGCGATGCTGCCGTCGGGAAAATGGTTCTTCAGGATGGCGTAGCCGGCCGGATTGGGCGCGTTGGCGATAACGGTAAGGCCGCCGCCGGTCACCGCGCCGGCCACCAGCATATAGCGCCAGGTCTCGCTGCTGCCCTGCACCAGCGATCCCAGGTAGGTCAGGGCCGCGTTGTCCGTAACCGCCGTCAGGGCCATCGCGCCCCAGAACAGCAGGGTGGGCGGCAGGTCGCCCAGCAGATCCTGCAGCCACCACCTCTGCAGGCCGCCCAGCACGACCAGGCCGGCCAGGAAGAAGCCCACCATCAGCCCTTCCTTGATCATCAGGCGGTTCTGGTGGCGCTTGTAGGCTTCCGTGAAGCCGATGAACATCATCAGCAGGCCCAGGAAAATGGCGGGATGGTGGGCGTTCAGGACGACGCCAACCAGGAAGACCAGGTGCACGGCGATGACGACCAGCGGCACCGGGGCACGGCCGTTGTCGCGGGCAGGCGCTTCCTTGGCGGCGCCGCGCAGGACGTCCCGGCAGACGAAGGTGAGCACGCCCGCGTTGATGAAGACCGCCACGGCCGCGCGCCAGCCGAAATGCGTCGCCATATGGGCGGCATCCCAGCCGAAGGTTGAGGCCACCATCAGGACCGGCGGCGCGGCGTAGGAAGTCAGCACGCCACCGATGGACACATTGACGAAGAGCACGCCCAGGGTCAGGTATTTGAAGCCGGCGCGGCCGCTGGTACGGAAATAGGCGTCGCGCAACAGGATGGCCGCCAGCGTCATGGCGGCCGGCTCGGTAATGAAGGAGCCGGCCAGCGGAACCAGGGACAGCACGACCAGGTAGGTGCTGACCTCGTCCCGCATGGGCAGGATGCGCGCGATGGCGCGCACGACGGTGTCGACGAATTCCAGGATGGGCCGGCTGGCCGCCACGACCATGATGACGAAGACGAACAGCGGCTCCGTGAAATTGCGCGTGTCCATGTATTCGATCGCCTTGCCGGAGCCACCCAGCAGCGCCAAGCACACGATAAGGACGAAGGCCCACACGCCAAAGACCGCCTCGACTTCGGCCAGCATGTGCCAGACGCCGGCGTGGGGCCCGTTGCGATTGGCCAGGCGCGCGAAGAAGGGGACCGAAAACGTATGCAGGACGGCGACGGCGAACAGCAGGGTGGCGATCAGTTCGATCGGGGTAGGCATGCGGTGGGGTCCCTTATATATGTTGTCGGCGACGGCGGCGGGCAGGGGCGGCGTCGCGGTGCGTTGCTTGTGCGGGCGTTGGGCGACTATACCGAATTTGTCGCCGCCCTTAGGCTCATCGAGCGTTGAATCGGCCAGGCGAAACCCTTCCCAACTGCCCTATTGACCTACGGTTGAACGCCCATTAATGTACGTACAAACGCACATTAAAGGAGACACCCATGGCTGGCTCGGCAGGCATGGCGGGCGCGTTGGCGGGCGTGAAGGTGCTGGACTTGTCCAACTTCCTGGCCGCCCCGATGAGCGCGATGTTCCTGGCGGACTTCGGCGCGGACGTGCTGAAGGTGGAGCGTCCGGGCAAGGGCGACGAAGTGCGCTACTGGGGCGAAAACAAGGATGGCGTCGGCCTTTACTACAAGGTCATCAACCGCAACAAGAAATCCGTGACCCTGGACCTGCATACGCCCCTGGGCGTGGACGCGGTGAAGCGGCTGGCGGCCGATGTGGACATCGTCATCGAGAACTACCGCACCGGGACGCTGGAGAAATGGGGCCTGGGCTACGACACGCTGAAGGAAATCAATCCCGGCCTGATCATGCTGCGCATCACGGGCTTCGGGCAGACCGGGCCTTATCGCGACCGGCCCGGCTTCGGCACGCTGGCCGAGGCCTATGCCGGCTACGCGCAGATCAGCGGCCATCCCGATGGCCCGCCCCTATTGCCGGGGTTCGGGCTGGCGGATTCGACCACCGGCTTGATGGCGGCCTTCCTGGCCATGGTGGCCCTGGCGGAAAAGCGCCGCAGCGGACGCGGCCAGTACGTGGACCTGGCGATCTACGAAACGCTGCTGACGCTCATCGGGCCGCACGTCATCAATTTCGACCAGCTGGGCATCGTGCAGCGGCGCGAAGGCAGCCGCCTGCCCTTCACGGCGCCGCGCAATACCTATCGCACGCGCGACGATAAATGGGTGACGGTGGGCGGCAGCGCGCAGTCGGCCTTCATCAACATTTGCGATACGCTGGGGGTGCCGGAACTGGTCCATGACCCGCGCTTTGCCGATAACCGCCAGCGGCTGCGCCATGTGCAGGCGCTGGACGAGGCGCTGCAGGCGGCGATCGCCCGCTTCGACCTGGACGACCTGCTCGCGCGGTCGGCCGAGCGGCGCTGCACCATGTCGCCGGTGAATGACGTCGCGCAGATCTTCGCCGACCCGCATATCCGCGAACGCGGCAATATCCGCGCCGTGTACGACGATGAACTGGGCTGCGAACTGCGCATGCAGGACGTGGTGGGCAAGCTGTCGGCATCGCCCGGCGCGATCCGCCATGCCGGGCCGCGCCTGGGGCAGCACAACCGGGAGATCCTGGTGGAACGCCTGGGCTATGGCGAAGAGGAGCTCGCGCGGGCGGGCATCCTGCTGGAGGATAGTGATGGCTCGACCGGTGCGGCCGGCATGGCCGATGCGGATCGCGCGGACACGCCCGCCGGCCCGCGGACGTGAGCGGAGGCGGCGATGCGGCTACCGGAACAGATCGATATCGTGGAAGTCGGCCCGCGCGACGGCCTGCAGAGCTTGCGCAAATGGGTGCCGACGGAAGACAAGGTGCGCATGGTGGACCGCCTGTCGCAAGCGGGCTTTCCCGTGATCGAGGTAACAGGCTTCGTTCATCCGCGCGTGATCCCCAACCTGCGGGACGCGGAGGCCGTGTGCGAGCGCATCGCGCGGCGCCCCGGCGTGGTCTACCGGGGACTGGCGCCGAACGCACGCGGGGCGGAGCGGGCGGCGGCGGCGCGTGTGGACGAGGTGGTCGGGCTGACCATCGCCAGCGCGGCCTACCTGAAGAAAAATCAGAACATGACGCCGGAACAGGCCAGCACGCAGGCGACCGAGGCCTTCCGCATCGCCGACGCGAAGGGCCTGCGCTACGTCCTGGCCATCGGCATGGCCCTCTGGTGTCCCTATGAAGGCGTGATTCCGCAGGAGCGCGTGACGGCGATGGTGGGCCGGTTTCGCGACGCGGGCATCCGCCGCATGTACCTGGCCGGCTCCGTCGGCCTGGAAGACCCCCGGCATGTGAACGAGCTTTTCACGCGCCTGCACGACCGCTATCCCGACCTGGAACTGGGATTCCACGTGCACAACCTGGGCGGCATGGCCACGGCCAATATGCTGGCGGCCCTGGACGCCGGCGCGGCATGGCTGGAAGGCGCGATCTGCGGCATCGGCGGCGGCATCGCCATGCCCGAGACCCTGGGCGCGGTGGGGAACTTCCCGAGCGAGGACATGGCGCGCATGATGGCGCTGATGGGCCTGGATACCGGCCTGGACCCGGAAGCCGTGCTGGAGGCGGCGCAGGACATCGCCCGGCTGCTGGAGATACCGCCGCGCAGCCATTCCATGCACGCCAGCACGCGCGAGGCGGTCATGC
Proteins encoded in this region:
- the aspS gene encoding aspartate--tRNA ligase, whose protein sequence is MRTCYTGQVCRDHLGQTVTLYGWVNRRRDHGGVIFIDLRDRAGLAQIVFDPDNAAFATAERLRNEFCIRVTGLVRLRPEGTANAELASGEVEVLCKEVEILNPSVTPPFQLDDDNLSETTRLTHRVLDLRRPQMQRNLMLRYRVSIEVRKFLDSLGFIDIETPMLTKSTPEGARDYLVPSRVNAGQFFALPQSPQLFKQMLMVSGFDRYYQITKCFRDEDLRADRQPEFTQIDCETSFLNEVEIREIFESMIRHVFKVVQDVDLPQPFPSMTWTEAMRRYGSDKPDLRVSLEFTDISDIMRDVDFKVFAAAAAAPGSRVVALRVPGGGALSRSEIDGYTQFVGIYGAKGLAWIKVNEAAKGREGLQSPIVKNIHDAALAELLKRTGAQDGDIIFFGADKEKVVNDSIGALRVKIGHSEFGKQSGLFTPGWRPLWVIDFPMFEYDEEEGRYTAAHHPFTSPKDGHEDFLQTDPIKAYAKAYDMVLNGWEIGGGSVRIHREEVQSKVFRALKINAEEARQKFGFLLDALQYGAPPHGGIAFGLDRIVTMMTGAESIRDVIAFPKTQRAQDLLTQAPSPVDEKQLRELHIRLRNAEAK
- a CDS encoding DUF502 domain-containing protein, translated to MRIFKKYFITGLLIWVPLVITVWVLGVLIATLEGFVPGFLSAQSLFGVDIPGFRFVLVIVVVLLTGVFAANLLGRTMLEQWEKLLGRIPLVRSIYNSVKQVSDTVLAPNGQAFRQAVLVQYPRQGSWTIAFLTGTPSGEVATHLPGDHVSVYVPTTPNPTSGFFLMMPRTEVVDLQMSVDSALKYVVSMGVVAPPPPVPVGRPTEIPTAPGVRQRGENAP
- a CDS encoding FmdB family zinc ribbon protein; translated protein: MPIYAYKCSSCGHAKDVLQKISDAPLTVCPECGASTFSKQVTAAGFQLKGSGWYVTDFRNNGSGGGAPAGAKSEAKPDAGGAAADGGAAKSGDAGGTTAAAAAPAAPPAATS
- a CDS encoding putative Na+/H+ antiporter, giving the protein MPTPIELIATLLFAVAVLHTFSVPFFARLANRNGPHAGVWHMLAEVEAVFGVWAFVLIVCLALLGGSGKAIEYMDTRNFTEPLFVFVIMVVAASRPILEFVDTVVRAIARILPMRDEVSTYLVVLSLVPLAGSFITEPAAMTLAAILLRDAYFRTSGRAGFKYLTLGVLFVNVSIGGVLTSYAAPPVLMVASTFGWDAAHMATHFGWRAAVAVFINAGVLTFVCRDVLRGAAKEAPARDNGRAPVPLVVIAVHLVFLVGVVLNAHHPAIFLGLLMMFIGFTEAYKRHQNRLMIKEGLMVGFFLAGLVVLGGLQRWWLQDLLGDLPPTLLFWGAMALTAVTDNAALTYLGSLVQGSSETWRYMLVAGAVTGGGLTVIANAPNPAGYAILKNHFPDGSIAAGRLFVSALLPTLVAAGMFLLPV
- a CDS encoding CaiB/BaiF CoA transferase family protein encodes the protein MAGSAGMAGALAGVKVLDLSNFLAAPMSAMFLADFGADVLKVERPGKGDEVRYWGENKDGVGLYYKVINRNKKSVTLDLHTPLGVDAVKRLAADVDIVIENYRTGTLEKWGLGYDTLKEINPGLIMLRITGFGQTGPYRDRPGFGTLAEAYAGYAQISGHPDGPPLLPGFGLADSTTGLMAAFLAMVALAEKRRSGRGQYVDLAIYETLLTLIGPHVINFDQLGIVQRREGSRLPFTAPRNTYRTRDDKWVTVGGSAQSAFINICDTLGVPELVHDPRFADNRQRLRHVQALDEALQAAIARFDLDDLLARSAERRCTMSPVNDVAQIFADPHIRERGNIRAVYDDELGCELRMQDVVGKLSASPGAIRHAGPRLGQHNREILVERLGYGEEELARAGILLEDSDGSTGAAGMADADRADTPAGPRT
- a CDS encoding hydroxymethylglutaryl-CoA lyase, translating into MRLPEQIDIVEVGPRDGLQSLRKWVPTEDKVRMVDRLSQAGFPVIEVTGFVHPRVIPNLRDAEAVCERIARRPGVVYRGLAPNARGAERAAAARVDEVVGLTIASAAYLKKNQNMTPEQASTQATEAFRIADAKGLRYVLAIGMALWCPYEGVIPQERVTAMVGRFRDAGIRRMYLAGSVGLEDPRHVNELFTRLHDRYPDLELGFHVHNLGGMATANMLAALDAGAAWLEGAICGIGGGIAMPETLGAVGNFPSEDMARMMALMGLDTGLDPEAVLEAAQDIARLLEIPPRSHSMHASTREAVMRWGREHPHEHPE